In the Streptomyces fradiae ATCC 10745 = DSM 40063 genome, TCCGCGCGGGCCGGTGACGGGCCCGCACCCCGCCCGTACCGGACCGGGTGGCTCCCCGGGACGGGTGCCCGGCCCGGAGCCGTACCGCCGCCCCGTACCGCCGCCCCGCACCGGGCCGGCACCGCCCCGCACCGGGCGTACGCGGACCCCTTCGGGCCCGCCAGCGCCGGGTGCGCGGGCGCGGGGAGGCCGCGCGGCACCGGGAAGCACGGACGTGCGTGCGACACGCATCGTGCGCCTCCCGTGCGCCCTATGTCGCGGCTGAACCTTCCTTCGATAGGCTGTACCGAACCCACCCCGCCGCATATGCCGCGGGAGACGACGCCGTTGGTGACCGCCCACACGGCCCAGGGTCCCCCGTACGTCTGACGCCGAGCCCTCGCAGTCCCCCGCCCATCCCCACCCCGCAGGTCACCCCCGCAGGTTCAGATCAAGGAGAGTCAACGAGCGATGGCCGGTCCCGCGTTCCGCGCCGCCGCCGTACGAGTGCGCGTCCCCGCCACCAGCGCCAACCTCGGCCCGGGCTTCGACGCCTTCGGCCTGGCGCTGGGGCTCTACGACGACGTCGTCGTCAGGGTCGCCGACTCCGGGCTGCACATCGACATCGCCGGCGAGGGCGCCGACACGCTGCCGCGCGACGAGAGCCACCTCCTCGTACGCTCCCTGCGCACCGCGTTCGACCTGCTCGGCGGGCAGCCCCGCGGCCTTGAGGTGGTCTGCGCCAACCGCATCCCGCACGGCCGGGGCCTCGGCTCCTCCTCCGCCGCCATCTGCGCCGGCATCGTCGCCGCCCGCGCCGTGACCATAGGCGGCGACAGCCGGCTCGACGACGCCGCGCTGCTGGAGCTCGCGACCGAGATCGAGGGCCACCCCGACAACGTCGCCGCCTGCCTGTTCGGCGGCTTCACCCTCGCCTGGACCGAGTCCGGAGCGGCCCGCGCCATCAGGATGGACCCCAGCGGTTCCATCGTTCCGGTGGTTTTCGTCCCGGCGAACCCGGTCCTGACCGAGACGGCCCGCGGCCT is a window encoding:
- the thrB gene encoding homoserine kinase, with product MAGPAFRAAAVRVRVPATSANLGPGFDAFGLALGLYDDVVVRVADSGLHIDIAGEGADTLPRDESHLLVRSLRTAFDLLGGQPRGLEVVCANRIPHGRGLGSSSAAICAGIVAARAVTIGGDSRLDDAALLELATEIEGHPDNVAACLFGGFTLAWTESGAARAIRMDPSGSIVPVVFVPANPVLTETARGLLPRTVPHVDAAANAGRAALLVEALTRRPELLLAATEDRLHQEYRAPAMPESIALVNRLRADGIPAVISGAGPTVLALAEDGAADKVALLAGEGWAANRLALDTAGASVLPLAP